From a single Kryptolebias marmoratus isolate JLee-2015 linkage group LG17, ASM164957v2, whole genome shotgun sequence genomic region:
- the vps25 gene encoding vacuolar protein-sorting-associated protein 25: MNFEWPWQYNFPPFFTLQPNVDTRQKQLAAWCSLVLSYCRHHKLYTLDVMEAQESPVFNNKKIERKLPVEAIQVVFEELKKKGNLEWLDKNKSRCLVMWRRPEEWGKLIYQWVSKNGMVNSVFTLYELSNGDDTESEEFHGLEEWMLLRSLQALQSDGKAEVFTMDDGKGVKFF; encoded by the exons ATGAATTTTGAGTGGCCCTGGCAATACAATTTCCCTCCGTTTTTTAC GTTACAGCCCAATGTTGACACAAGACAGAAACAGCTGGCAGCATGGTGCTCCCTGGTTCTGTCCTACTGCCGGCATCACAAGCTCTACACTCTGGATGTCATGGAGGCGCAGGAGAGCCCCGTCTTCAACAACAAGAAGATAGAAC GAAAACTACCAGTGGAAGCAATTCAGGTTGTGTTTGAGGAACtgaagaaaaaag GCAACCTCGAGTGGTTGGACAAAAATAAGTCGCGGTGTTTAGTCATGTGGAGACGACCGGAGGAGTGGGGGAAGTTAATCTACCAGTGG GTTTCCAAAAACGGCATGGTCAACTCTGTGTTTACGCTTTATGAGCTCTCCAACGGCGATGACACAGAAAGTGAAG AGTTCCACGGATTGGAGGAATGGATGCTGCTGCGCTCCTTGCAGGCTTTACAGTCGGACGGCAAAGCGGAGGTTTTCACCATGGACGACGGAAAAGGTGTCAAGTTCTTCTGA